The segment ACCTCGCCACCCGCCTCGGCCCGCTGCTCGGCTGGAGCCCCGCCGCCTGAGGTCCGAGCCGGGCCGTGAGCAAGCAACCTGACGGGCAGTCAGGCCGACAACTGGCGGCGGAGCGCGTCCTGGAAGCCGGTCAGCGCCGGGTTCGCCGGGCTGCGCTCCAGCCAGGTCATGGTGATCGCCGTCCGGAGTTCCGCGTCGCCGACCTCCACCACGGCGACCTCACCCCGGTCGGCCCGGTGGCGGACCGCGAGCAGCGGCAGCAGCGCACAGCCCATTCCGGCCGCGACGCAGGCGCCGAGCGTGTCGATGCTGTCCACCTCGGCGACCGGCTCCGGCCCGACCGCGGCTGTGACCACAGCCGTAGCCGTAGCCGCAGCCACAGCCACCGCCGTAGCCGCGTCGGCGGAGGCGGAGGTGCCGCCGAACGCGGTGTCGTACATCTCCCGGAAGCCGCAGCCCCGTTGGGTGGCCAGGAACGGCTCCGCGGCCAGCTCCGCCAGGTCGGCCCGGCCGCGGGCGGCCAGCCGGTGGCCGGGCGGGACGATCACCACCAGGGGCTCCTCGGCCAGCGTCTCCGCGCGCAGGCCCGGGGCGTCCGGTCGGGAGTCCGACCGGGCGTTCGGAGGAGCGCCCGGCGAGATGTTCGGCGAGATGTTCAGTGGGACGTTCGGCGGGGTGCCGAAGGTCAGGCAGAGGTCGAGTTCGCCGCGCCGCACCGCTCCGTGGAGTTCGCCGCGGTTGGACTGCGAGACCCGCACCCTGGTCTCCGGGTGCCGGGTCCGGTAGGAGGCCAGCACCCCGGGCAGCAGGTGCCGGCTCAGCGTCTCCAGTGCGCCGAGGGCCAGTTCCGGGGCGGGCCGGACGACCGCGGTGCGTGCCTCCTCGACCAGCCCGAGGATCCGGCCGGTGTAGGAGGCGAGCACCTCGCCCTGCGCGGTCAGCCGGATCCGGCGCTGCGAGCGGTCGACCAGTTCGACGCCCAACTCCCTTTCCAGCGACTGGACCTGATCGCTCACGCTGGACTGTGCGTAGTGCAGCTCGCGCGCCGCCCCGGTCATGCTGAGCGTCCGGGCGACCGCCTCGAAGGTGCGCAGGTGCCGTAACTCCACTGCCGGGCCACTCCTCTGACGTGCCGTCGGCCTGGCGGTACTCCGTCGCCGACCCATCGGCCGGGCCGATTGTATCCATCGGCCCTTCCCGTGCTCAGGACGGCCGGATCCGCTCCCCGCTCCGGAAGAATGGCAGCACCGCCCCCACCGCACCGCCACGGTGCCGATCCGGGGGACCGGACGACCGCGCCCCGGCCGACCGGTTCCCCGGACGCTGCGGCCTGCGCGCTTTCCCGGTCGCCCCCGTCCCCTTTCCTCCTCCTCCACCACCACTACCAGGAGCACACCCATGGCCACCCAGGCCGACAACCGGCCCACCGCTGCCGACGCCGCCACCGACGCCGCCACCGACGCCGCCGCCACCCCGGCCGGGTCCGCGGGGCCGCCCCGCGGACTGCTGGCCGGGCTCTCGCTCGGCTACTTCATGGTCCTGCTGGACCTGACCGTCGTCTCGGTGGCCCTCCCCGCGATCGCCGACCGCCTCGGTGTCGGCCTGAGCGGCCTGCAGTGGGTCACCAACGGCTACACCGTCACCTTCGCCGCCCTGCTGCTCACCGC is part of the Kitasatospora cineracea genome and harbors:
- a CDS encoding LysR family transcriptional regulator — translated: MELRHLRTFEAVARTLSMTGAARELHYAQSSVSDQVQSLERELGVELVDRSQRRIRLTAQGEVLASYTGRILGLVEEARTAVVRPAPELALGALETLSRHLLPGVLASYRTRHPETRVRVSQSNRGELHGAVRRGELDLCLTFGTPPNVPLNISPNISPGAPPNARSDSRPDAPGLRAETLAEEPLVVIVPPGHRLAARGRADLAELAAEPFLATQRGCGFREMYDTAFGGTSASADAATAVAVAAATATAVVTAAVGPEPVAEVDSIDTLGACVAAGMGCALLPLLAVRHRADRGEVAVVEVGDAELRTAITMTWLERSPANPALTGFQDALRRQLSA